TCGAGGAGCAGTTCTTCTCTGCCAGGGTTCGGCCCGCGATGGTCTCTTCCGCCGGCGAGGCCCGTCTCTCGACCTTAGAGGAATGTGTTGGAGTTGGCTTTTCTGTATTCAGTTTGTGAGTGCATCGGTGTGTTGGTTGCTTCTCCCTTCAAGGCTGTGTTCGGCTGGTGCTGGGCGCCTCTGCTGGCGGGGCGCACAGAAGCTGTTCGATGAATTATCGGTCGTGCGTATGCCTGTTTTCTTAATCTGCAGAGCTCTTGGAATTCGTTCTAACGTTGGATTTTGTTGAGGCCAGCTCCCGGGAATGAGTTCTAGAGCTCGAAAATGTGATTTTTTGCTGGTTAATTGCTTCTCTCACAGGAAATGAGGGCATCCTAACAGTGGATATTCGTGTGGACTTCGGAATTGGGTCATCGTACGCATGCTTATTTGTCGTTTTGCAAAATTGAACAGGTATTTTTGTTGCAACATTTTATTAGAGTAAAAGTTATCTGAAGAATTTACTCAAAGAAAATGAATTAATGCGAAGGACATTCTTATTTATGGTTTGTGTATATAAGTGTGCAATTAGCATATTCATGTTCTGAGTGGATTCAGCAGCGGTCTAGTCCATGATCTTTGACAGTACATGATCCTGATTCAGAAGTTGTTAGCTGTTTCCCCAACATACTTTTAGCTTCTTTTTAGGGAGGTTACAATGTTGTTGTTGCTTTACAGTGAATTATTTGTATGCATCAGCAACCAGAACAACCAGGCTTGCCATAAGAAGCATGGTATTCTTACAAACAAAACTAGTGGGATGGTAAGTAAATTGGTACCTAATTCTGCCTGAGCTCCATTTCAATGTTTTGACATATTCTTCACATGTAGCAATTCATGATTCTGTTGGAAAATTGCTACATAATATAGTCATTATTTAGCAGACAACAACTTACTATTAATCTGATATACTTAGGCAATTAAGACAACTTGACATCCTCGAAACATTCACTTCCAGGTTTACATGTTTGTTACAGAGAGTTTATGGTTTATCTTCAGATCTTGAGCGATGCCAAATTCACTGCTAAGCAATTCGCAGAGCTGTTGGATCTCATCTTCTGGTAAGATAACCATTACAAGTCTCTCTTGGTTGCTGATGGTTTCATTAGTTCTCTGAGGACCCTGTAGCACCAAAACTGCTCCTTCATCACCAACTCCATCAATGCTGTAGTCCACTTGTACAGGCTTCTGACCCTTGAGCTCTAACCCATATAAGTTGATTCCTTCCATGTCTACGAAAGTGAGATTTGCCCCATAAAGCACAAAATCTGGCTTCCCATTTTCTATGTCAACCAACTCTTCAACTGACTTCGACTCATCCGCTTCCTGTTTACAGATCAAGGTTGCTAGTTCTAACAGCCCAAAATTGGCAGCTGAGGAATCTAACCTGACTGTGCTTGTTTTGAGCATATTGTTCAGTATTTTGCTGCATTTTGCTAAGGTGAGGTATCTGCAGATAGTTGCCATTTTGGATTCTCTGCTCTTTCGAATTTTTGCCAAGCATTTCCAGATCATAGCTGAGATTATTACAAAAGTTGGGACTTGTTTGAGTTGCTCTGGATGCATTTTCTTAAGCTTGGTTTCTGTGATCCTAAAGGAATTTGTTGCCATTTTACGGGTGTTGGGAGCCAGCCAGCCATCCCCAATTAGTTCAACCTGGTTGACTGGAATTGGTTTTGGAGACACTTTCACATGTGTTGCTGCACTTTCTGCTTTCTTTTGGTGGTTGTTTAGCTGAAGAGTTTTAGGGGGTGGATTGCCACTGAATAACTCTCCCCACAGATTGATACAGTTTGTGGCTGACATTGGATCTCCTAGGACATGAGCCCAGCTGTATCCAATGGCCATCCCTCCACATTTAAATCTAGTAAACTGCTCACCGAGTATCAGTTTGGAAAATAAACCAGGTAATAATGTTAATAGGTTGTAAGAGGAAAGTATTTAGAAACTCAGATCAATTGGTTCAAAGTTTGGATTCATGTATGATACGTATGTGCTCAAGGTGAACCAAATCGAAGCTTAATCCGACAAGGTGTTTATGTCAAGATAAATTCCATTAATTTAATTGTCCTTGTTCTATTTGACCTCCAAAATTGGTGACTAACTTGAAAGTCTGAATTGACATTTCTTGCAGAAGCGAAAGGTCTGCTCTAGTGGGTTGTTAATCTTTGAAGTGGCTAATTCCAAGGGAGTGACACTTGATGTGGCAATTAGATGCAGGTTTGTTCTTTGACTATATAATGAAACTTTCTCTTGTGCTTATTTAAGAATGATGCTTCTGTTAACAAAGAAGGTAAAATAAGCATGATGCTGTGCGTTGTTTCTCATTAATGTTTTGAAGTCATGTTCAAACCAATGCTGTTGAATTTGATCATGCTTCGAGTTAGATTAAACTCTCTTAGTGATCCTGCAATGAAGCTCAAATTTTAGAGGGTTATCATAAGTTTAGTAGTACATAAGCCAAGTTTGAGTTTGATTTTCTTGTTTTGTGTAGTTATTCTGAGATATTAAGAAAAGCTTCTAGTAGTAGAAGTATATGAAACCCCATAGGATCACTGATCACGAACTCTGTTGAAGCTGCTTTTATTTCACAACTAAGATATGGTTTATGCtgatttaattttcttttctcatTTATCCTCTGGAAAACTCCTCTCAACTGCTTCTTACAAGCTTTACTACAACCACTGCCATGCCACCCATATAATTTTCTCCTTATTCTGATGGAAACTTATCCTACTTGATCAATGTACACAAAACCTCCATGTGGTAGTGTCATCTGGTGAAGCCAGACAACAGCAATATAAGTTCTTTGCATGGTTAGCAACCCAGAGAAAGTGACGCAGGGTATCC
This DNA window, taken from Musa acuminata AAA Group cultivar baxijiao chromosome BXJ3-7, Cavendish_Baxijiao_AAA, whole genome shotgun sequence, encodes the following:
- the LOC103990724 gene encoding protein ECERIFERUM 26-like, coding for MGVEQEKTAIYDHRISTVVPATVTGNAVLHELTNMDLIMKLHYLRAVYYFNQSEITDGITIADLKNPMFLWLNICYPMAGRIRRAESGRPLIKCNDCGLRIIEARCTRTLGEWLDVESSSSSRWRLLVPDKVLGPDLQFSPMVYMQFTRFKCGGMAIGYSWAHVLGDPMSATNCINLWGELFSGNPPPKTLQLNNHQKKAESAATHVKVSPKPIPVNQVELIGDGWLAPNTRKMATNSFRITETKLKKMHPEQLKQVPTFVIISAMIWKCLAKIRKSRESKMATICRYLTLAKCSKILNNMLKTSTVRLDSSAANFGLLELATLICKQEADESKSVEELVDIENGKPDFVLYGANLTFVDMEGINLYGLELKGQKPVQVDYSIDGVGDEGAVLVLQGPQRTNETISNQERLVMVILPEDEIQQLCELLSSEFGIAQDLKINHKLSVTNM